In a single window of the bacterium BMS3Abin14 genome:
- the speE gene encoding spermidine synthase translates to MIRSRNLAAAVFLTGLGVILLELTLTRIFSVLMWYHFASLSVAVALFGFALGGTLVHLRPSLVPEDGFPAGLAPLLFLAAGGAMVPFMLLGLARIKPSVLFPLLSFFHQPFYQPFRNGPPSPDAAVLLSLAVLYISILIPFTMAGIALAGLFFRSSENAMGRLYGADLAGAAIGCLIFVPGLELLGAPSLLAVSGGLFALGAALLSKGFRRPIILMIALAVFTVAVINGPTDRLVRLQIARGQYEPDIQYYRWNALSRVVVYPLSRWEAEQAWGISRRFPGPFPGNMGMLIDDAGYTPIIENRDRSASPAWAPYHIISLPYLLRPGADAMIIGPGGGRDILAALGNRAREVTAVELNPLIVEAVEDGFPRFSGKPYSLPGVKLVVGEGRYQLARSKKRYDVIQASSVFGEIAPSAGAFSLSANFLYTREAFREYWDHLSDDGILSFSRTVFGLRALRLVSLARDLLLDEGAVDPSAGIAVLRERGMANVLVAKGGFTGADLERLKKIAEDRSFIIEAMPGLKSGNRFTRVIRGLEISKGRFDISPPSDDRPFFYNNVPKWRFFNLFFHPQEAGERHVIVLRTLFFVFSILIILILALPAMGGNALARKGEKGPVARIALFFGGIGLGYMVIELTMMHRLALFLGNPTYSLTVVLFVVLFSSSLGSFYAGRSGENTIHPNVLLPMALILLLMLTWKLTGFLSPAMDAGLLLRVCLVVLLLAPSAFLMGWFMPLGLSELSRNAPGMIPWAWAINGATSVLGSIGSLIVAMNFGYFAAFGLGSFFYALTVPLLLHLGRLGDGARKEVMS, encoded by the coding sequence GTGATCCGATCCAGGAACCTTGCGGCCGCGGTCTTCCTCACCGGTCTGGGGGTGATCCTTCTGGAACTCACCCTGACCCGGATATTCTCGGTCCTGATGTGGTACCATTTCGCCTCGCTATCCGTGGCGGTGGCCCTGTTCGGATTCGCACTCGGGGGGACGCTGGTTCACCTGAGGCCCTCGCTGGTGCCTGAAGATGGGTTTCCTGCCGGGTTGGCCCCACTGCTTTTTCTCGCTGCGGGTGGGGCAATGGTGCCGTTCATGCTTCTGGGGCTTGCGAGGATCAAACCGTCCGTTCTTTTCCCGCTGCTGAGCTTTTTCCACCAGCCGTTTTATCAGCCGTTTAGAAACGGCCCGCCCAGCCCCGACGCGGCCGTCCTGCTGTCTCTGGCGGTTCTGTATATTTCCATCCTTATCCCCTTTACCATGGCGGGGATTGCCCTGGCCGGCCTGTTTTTCCGGTCTTCCGAAAACGCAATGGGACGTCTTTACGGGGCGGACCTGGCCGGGGCAGCCATTGGCTGCCTGATCTTCGTGCCGGGTCTTGAATTACTGGGAGCCCCCTCACTTCTGGCCGTTTCCGGCGGTCTCTTCGCGCTGGGGGCCGCCCTGCTTTCAAAGGGTTTCCGACGACCGATTATCCTCATGATCGCTCTGGCTGTTTTTACAGTGGCCGTGATAAACGGGCCCACAGATCGGCTGGTACGGCTCCAGATCGCCAGGGGGCAGTATGAACCGGACATCCAATATTACCGGTGGAATGCTCTTTCGAGGGTTGTGGTTTACCCACTGAGCCGTTGGGAGGCCGAACAGGCATGGGGGATCAGCCGCCGTTTTCCAGGGCCGTTTCCCGGGAACATGGGCATGCTAATCGACGACGCGGGATATACACCCATTATCGAGAACCGGGACCGGAGCGCCTCACCTGCATGGGCCCCTTACCATATCATATCACTGCCCTACCTTCTGCGGCCCGGAGCCGATGCCATGATAATCGGGCCGGGGGGGGGGAGGGATATCCTGGCGGCCCTCGGAAACCGGGCCCGGGAGGTTACGGCAGTTGAGCTCAACCCCCTTATTGTCGAGGCGGTGGAGGATGGATTTCCCCGGTTTTCCGGTAAGCCCTATTCCCTGCCGGGGGTGAAGCTTGTCGTCGGGGAGGGCAGGTACCAACTCGCCAGGTCAAAAAAGCGATACGATGTCATTCAGGCCTCCTCCGTTTTTGGTGAAATCGCCCCTTCCGCCGGGGCCTTCAGCCTGAGCGCCAACTTTCTTTATACCAGGGAGGCGTTCAGGGAGTACTGGGATCATCTCTCCGATGACGGAATTCTGTCCTTTTCCAGGACGGTCTTCGGTCTTCGCGCGCTGCGTCTGGTCTCCCTGGCCAGAGACCTTCTACTGGATGAGGGCGCCGTTGACCCCTCCGCCGGCATCGCTGTTCTCAGGGAAAGGGGCATGGCCAACGTCCTGGTTGCAAAGGGCGGATTTACCGGGGCGGACCTTGAGAGGCTAAAGAAAATTGCCGAAGATCGCTCATTTATAATCGAGGCCATGCCCGGCCTGAAATCGGGCAACAGGTTCACTCGAGTTATCAGGGGCCTGGAGATCTCAAAGGGGCGTTTCGACATTTCGCCGCCTTCCGACGATCGGCCGTTTTTTTACAATAACGTCCCTAAATGGCGATTTTTTAACCTTTTTTTCCACCCACAAGAGGCCGGGGAGCGGCATGTAATAGTGCTGCGCACCCTGTTTTTTGTCTTCTCCATCCTCATTATCCTCATCCTCGCCCTCCCTGCCATGGGGGGTAATGCCCTGGCGCGGAAGGGAGAAAAGGGCCCTGTGGCCAGGATCGCCCTGTTCTTTGGCGGTATCGGTCTGGGTTACATGGTCATCGAGTTGACCATGATGCACCGGCTTGCCCTTTTTCTGGGGAATCCCACCTATTCCCTGACTGTGGTCCTTTTCGTCGTCCTTTTTTCATCCAGCCTTGGGAGCTTTTACGCGGGTCGTTCAGGGGAAAACACAATACACCCCAACGTTCTCCTCCCGATGGCATTGATCTTGCTGTTAATGCTGACGTGGAAGTTGACAGGGTTTCTCAGCCCTGCCATGGATGCCGGTTTGTTGTTGCGGGTCTGCCTGGTTGTTCTGCTTCTGGCTCCATCGGCTTTCCTGATGGGCTGGTTCATGCCCCTCGGGTTGTCCGAACTTTCCAGGAATGCCCCCGGCATGATTCCGTGGGCGTGGGCCATAAATGGGGCTACCTCGGTTCTGGGTTCAATCGGATCGCTTATTGTGGCCATGAACTTCGGGTATTTTGCAGCGTTTGGCCTTGGTTCTTTTTTCTATGCCCTTACAGT